The DNA region AATTAGTTCAGAAATCAAAGCTTATATATGTAGCAAGCAGAGAAGTAGCTCCATGACACTTCAACAAGGCAAATGTAAAAACAAAAGATTTCCAATTAAGTCATGCTAGCTCATAAATTACAAGATCATTTGAAAGAACGACTCAGTTTTGATCAttatttcattttcagttctcTACTTCGAGAAAGATAAAAGGTTACCAAGTTTCAATACATTTACTCTGAAGGAGGAATGCATCAATGCCTAACAAATGCCTCAGTTGTGCCCCATCATATCAAGCATTTCATCTAGACCCTTCAGTCTCTGCATGCCTTCACTTAGTAAGAAGCGAATTTTCTGTCTATCATCACAGTGCCGATTCTTTTCCATTTCCTGCCTCATGGTTTGTCTCAGCTCATCTGTATACACCACCGAATTCAAAATGCTGCAATTTCTTTTTGATAAAAGATGAAGGAAAAACAAAGAGAGAAAAAAGCTTGACCTCTTGCATGAATAGGGGCCCGACGAGCTGTTCTTAGTGCTTGTCTATAGAACTTCAGTACACGAGATCGCAAAATGAAGCTCTGTAAATCTAAATATCGTGTCATGATTGATTCACGGCAGTCGATCAAACCCTGAAACAATTAATGTACATCAAAGTCAGGTGTAATGAACTAATTTGTACAAGGGGTCAGAATGATGTTGTTGATAACACTACGATAATAAAACCTTATCCATTCATAGTGCAATGATGCTGTCACTGCTTAATCATTTTAATATATGACCATTTTCACCTGATGTCGATATGCATGCAATTCCAATACAAGATCTGTCTCCTGTTTGGCCAACGTTCTCACTGTCAACAGTTTGTTGATATTAGTGATAAAAAGAAGTGCAGGTAATATGTCAAttttcatacaaggcatcatgtTTTTTATAGGAAAAGCAGATAAAACGTCATGTTTGCCAATAAAGATACGCAAGACCGGAAAGGCAATTTTACTCAGCACttgaaaatgtttttcaaagaTGAAATAATACTGAAAAAATAGTGAATACTTTTTCAAAGTTGAATGAAGAATGCAGTATTTTGAATGATCTCAAGTTTGTGTTAAGAGCCATTTCCATGTTATACACCATCTGCAAGCAAGCGTTTGTAAATTAAAACTCCATGCAAACTATTGCGCTCCGTGAAATCAACAATTCTACAATTACATTTCCATCTTTATGTTAGACAACTACTTAAAACTGTTCTTAACTAAGTTTGAAGAGAATCACAAGTTCCGTTGGACTCCTCAGTTAAACGCTGCAATTTTTTACGGGCATCTTTAGAGAAATGTCAGATTTTTTACGGGTTATTAACGATAAACAGCACCTAGATATGTACCGATGAGGAGGGCTATCACCTCGGTTTAGCAAGCGCAACTGGAGCAAATCAACAAACACCTTCTGTGCTGAATCGAGCAGATGGAATTCAAGAGACTTTTACACAATTTAGAATTTACAGCCACTATAACAACATCTAGGTGGTCATCAATCAAGAATATTAACACAAAAGAACAGGCAAATAGTTTTTAAGTAGCGTGCAACATGGAATTCTGAAATAAACGACGAGTATGAGAAAAGATGAGAGCAGACCACCTTCTTTCACATAAAAGCGATGGATTGTTTGCAGATGGAAACGGCAGCAGAAGATACATTTAAATTTTACCTCCGAGAATGATGGCGGAGACTGATTCGAGACGACGACGGCAATCTGACAATGCCGACGGCAACTGTAACACATTAAGAAATAATTACAAAATATTACGTGAATCCAACGAGTCTCAAATCATACACAGTGCCTCTTTTAACTACTCACGCAAAGTGTGCCTCTGATTGATTGATTGAAGCAATGGGGACCGCCGATTAAACCTTCGGTATTATTTGGGTCGATCTTGAACAGCGAGTCGATAAGGTCGTACCTGAGTGGGCCACGTGCCGGGCTGGGCCGGTCCGGGTCGCCGCAGTCCAACTTCGCTCCGCTACGACAAGAGGAGCGACGGAAGATTCCCGGGAATATTCTGCTCATCGTTATCCCTGCCGTGATTTCGTTGCCCATTAAAAACCGACTCCGCTCTCTGCGTCTCTTCATCCTCTTCCGATGTTTCAATGCTTGTTTCTTTGACGCATTCCGTCGAACAGGCGATGGGCAGTGATCGAATGGAGAGGATGCTCGAGGAGGCTTTCCAGATCCATGGCAAGGACAGGAAGGGCCGCAAGATCCTCCTCATCGTCGGCAAGTTCTTCCCGGGTgcgttcctttttttttttttttgcgttaGCTGATTAATTTTCCTTTGCTCGCTCGGATCGGCTGATTTGGGGATCGGGGTGTGGGCCAGCGAAGGAGTTGATGGCGGGCGGAGGCGAGGCGGCGCTGCGGAGCTTCCTGGAAAGGCGGGTGCTCCCGGAGTTGCAGGTTGGGACTACGGGGTTCGTGGTGGTCTACATGCACACCGGAGTGGAGAGGTCGGAAAACTTCCCCGGAGTGGCTGCGCTGCGGTCGGCGTACGAGTCACTCCCGGTGGCCGTCCGCGACGGGATCTGCGCCGTGTACTTCCTCCACCCGGGGCTGCAGGCCCGCCTCTTCTTCGCCACCTTCGGCCGCTTCGTCTTCAGCGCCGGGTGAGTTTCTCGCCGTTCGATCTCATGTCCCTGCTATCGTGCGCCGAGCGTGTCTCGGACCCACATTCTGTGCTGTTTGGTCCCACCCTGCCGTTTCTTCAAacggaaaaaaaaggaagaatcgCTGACGTGTCCCGGGGCAGGTTCCGGCGCATGTTAGCAAATACGGTACAGGGTATGTGACAGTTGGCAGCGTTTGACTGTCTGAGGAATCAGTGGACTGTGTCTCGacgtcctttttttttttttttaattaatcgtAGATCATGTGGTTAAATCTTCTTCacggtaaaaaaaaaatcaatgcctTCTCTTGTTCTTAGTCTTACAATAATTCGGGATGATATTGGTTACTGATTTATATATAGTCTTTTAATATTGGGCGGCGATGGGTGGAACAGGCTGTACGCGAAGTTGAAGTACGTGAATCGGCTGGAGTTCCTGTGGGAACACATGCGGCGATGGGAGGTCGAGGTGCCGGAGTTCGTCCTGGACCACGACGACGAGCTCGAGCGCCGCCCGCTCATGGACTACTGCCTGGTAGAGAGCGACCGCCACCACCGCAGCTTCGACGCCCCCGCCATGGACTCCGCCGCCATGCATTCCCTCCGCTGCATCTACTAGCAGCCGTGCCATCACCGCCGGTGTCTTGACCTCTCTTTCTCCGCCCTTCTCTTTTTAAATATTAGATCAATGTATATTATCTTTGTGGTAAGTTCACCGTAATGAAGAGTTAACCAACGGTTAAGTTGGTTGGTTTTGTTAGATTGATCTAGTGATGTCCACGGCCTCTCAGGGCCCAACGGGCCTGTTGGAGCTGGCCTGTCACTCGTGGGCCTTCTTTAAACGGATCAAAACCGCTCGATCCATTTATGATCTGATACAATTGGTCTATTGGGCTTTGAGCAACTAAATTGATTTGAAAAGCAACTTTAACATagtaaattagtttttttttttaaatgtgccAACTGATTTAGTGGGATAAGGATCTTAAAATGTTGAGTTCTTCTTCCTCCAAATATGAGTGTTGGATGACTCTGTTGATAAAATATCTTTGCTAATTAAAGTCAACCAGTGTTTTAATAAACAATATCACTATTTTGGAATTAGTTCTTTAATAAACAATATCACTATTTTGGAATTAGTTCTTTGGAAAAAAAaagtagaagaagaaaaagaaaagtgttTTAATAAACAATATCACTATTTTGGAATTAGttctttgcaaaaaaaaaaaaagaagaagaaaaagaaaagtgttTTAATAAACAATATCACTATTTTGGAATTAGTTCtttgcacaaaaaaaaaaaagaaaaaaaaaagaaaaaaaggcaaACAACCACATTTGTGGTGTTAGGTTTTGctttaaataaattaatcatCTATCAACTAGTTAATTAACAAGATAATTTAAAGCTCATCTTTCCCCACCGGCTTCTATCGAATCAGTGCGTCGGCAAATGTCAATCTGTTAATTTCACAGGAGAAAAACGACACGGAAGAGGCGGAGAAGACGACGACGATGGGTGGGCACGCAGAGCCATCTCTCCGTGTACGCCTCCAGCTCGTGGTCCGCTCGATATAATATTCGGTGTTCCTTTGCTCCATTCCAGGCCGTTGACGTCGGGCGTGTGCGCATCAAAGAAAGAGGGGAATATTGAGAACCAACGATGTTCGTTGAGCAGCGTCTCTCTCCAACTTTGGATTGCTAAGCTAATTAAAAAGGAAAGGAGGAAAAGGAGGGCTTTTGGAATCGAATCCTTCATCGCTTTAGATCGCTTTGGGCTGTCATCGACAGCGGTCCTTCCGCCTGGACAAGCCGTTCTTGATGAGTATAAATGGGTGAGACGAATCGACGGGCAGAGCACAAGCTGGTGTGAACATCTTCTCATATTTGCCTAGGGTTGTTCGCTTCCCGCCGTCCCTTTTTAGGTGAAATTTTACATATTTGGTAAAATGAAGTGCCGTTCTGAGCTCGATATTGCAGGGATGATTGTGCTGATTAGATATCTGGGGGATGGAAATGACTTAATTGGGTGCCTATTTAGTTCTGAAACTAGATGCCAAATAACTCTGTTGCTAAACAGAGAAATGACAAATTTTAATCGGATTTATTGCTAGGACCACATCGAGTTCTCTTGTTGCTTTAACATTGCTCCATTTGTTATTTGGTTCTATGCATATTCTTTTTAAGTTTCACATCGAGCTTTCAGCAACATTGTTCCAAATTATTGTCGTTGCAGGGATTACCTCTTCAAGTCTGCCAAGTGGTGTAGTTTCACACAGAAAGTCTAGCTATCAAATATGGGTTACCATCACACTGTATGTTCTGAACCTTTTCATTCTCCTTGGAGCATTTGTTTTGAGAAATCCCTTGGAAGTGATCTTGAAATTTCATGTTGACATTCTTATTTAAGGAATATTTTGCATATGCAGGTGGTTGATGACGCAAAAGAAGGTTCAAATGGTAAGTGGACATCGTAATGTTCCATCATTTTCATGTTATGCTTTCTGATTTATCAGTTTAGAAGAAGAATGTCTTGTGGCGAGTAtgtcaaactaaaataaacttaTATTGACTGACAATTGTCAATCAAAACTATAAACGTACTTCTTCATTATCACCTTTTTAGGAATATAATAAGTAATGCCAAATCACCTTTTGCTTCGATTCTTCCAGCTATGAGTTGTCGGCCTCTATTCCTTTTGTACTTTTTCCTCATCACTCAACCAAACAACACGTGCTCCCAACTGGGTGATGCTTTCATATTTTTCTCATCCAAGCAATGATAtttgttgattttgaaaattttttaagatCTCATAACCATGAAACTTAGACTATACCATCTTCTCCTGTTAAGATAA from Zingiber officinale cultivar Zhangliang chromosome 4B, Zo_v1.1, whole genome shotgun sequence includes:
- the LOC121976607 gene encoding ganglioside-induced differentiation-associated protein 2-like isoform X1 — translated: MLVSLTHSVEQAMGSDRMERMLEEAFQIHGKDRKGRKILLIVGKFFPAKELMAGGGEAALRSFLERRVLPELQVGTTGFVVVYMHTGVERSENFPGVAALRSAYESLPVAVRDGICAVYFLHPGLQARLFFATFGRFVFSAGLYAKLKYVNRLEFLWEHMRRWEVEVPEFVLDHDDELERRPLMDYCLVESDRHHRSFDAPAMDSAAMHSLRCIY
- the LOC121976606 gene encoding uncharacterized protein LOC121976606 isoform X4, producing the protein MCYSCRRHCQIAVVVSNQSPPSFSEVKFKCIFCCRFHLQTIHRFYVKEVRTLAKQETDLVLELHAYRHQGLIDCRESIMTRYLDLQSFILRSRVLKFYRQALRTARRAPIHARDELRQTMRQEMEKNRHCDDRQKIRFLLSEGMQRLKGLDEMLDMMGHN
- the LOC121976606 gene encoding uncharacterized protein LOC121976606 isoform X1, whose protein sequence is MKRRRERSRFLMGNEITAGITMSRIFPGIFRRSSCRSGAKLDCGDPDRPSPARGPLRYDLIDSLFKIDPNNTEGLIGGPHCFNQSIRGTLCLPSALSDCRRRLESVSAIILGVRTLAKQETDLVLELHAYRHQGLIDCRESIMTRYLDLQSFILRSRVLKFYRQALRTARRAPIHARDELRQTMRQEMEKNRHCDDRQKIRFLLSEGMQRLKGLDEMLDMMGHN
- the LOC121976607 gene encoding ganglioside-induced differentiation-associated protein 2-like isoform X2 is translated as MLVSLTHSVEQAMGSDRMERMLEEAFQIHGKDRKGRKILLIVAKELMAGGGEAALRSFLERRVLPELQVGTTGFVVVYMHTGVERSENFPGVAALRSAYESLPVAVRDGICAVYFLHPGLQARLFFATFGRFVFSAGLYAKLKYVNRLEFLWEHMRRWEVEVPEFVLDHDDELERRPLMDYCLVESDRHHRSFDAPAMDSAAMHSLRCIY